A genomic region of Vicia villosa cultivar HV-30 ecotype Madison, WI unplaced genomic scaffold, Vvil1.0 ctg.001471F_1_1, whole genome shotgun sequence contains the following coding sequences:
- the LOC131635373 gene encoding uncharacterized protein LOC131635373 produces MLLFNSRISFALFVFFAYFPGLMLCAVVSLSSIEIFDNREWLKTTSTVYFLCKGENKKVFEDVKRPHFVYAFNGQQSWQVLSNFSSIKCKWCGLYEEDSITSGDVYDEWEFCPSEFIAPHGEYVRFKEKQFNATFLCPDCLSLVRVSNSSGMRGKHIAILVFLGALASILLILGVMGLYKFCRKKRKEENQARFLKLLENGDGIEDDLGLDS; encoded by the exons ATGTTGTTGTTCAATTCCAGAATTTCCTTCGCACTTTTCGTATTCTTCGCCTATTTTCCag GGTTGATGTTATGTGCGGTTGTGTCACTGAGTTCAATCGAGATCTTCGATAACCGCGAGTGGCTGAAAACGActtcaaccgtttattttctttGTAAAGGGGAGAACAAGAAGGTGTTTGAAGATGTTAAGAGACCTCATTTCGTTTATGCTTTCAATGGTCAACAATCTTGGCAG GTTCTAAGTAACTTTTCGAGTATAAAATGCAAGTGGTGTGGACTCTATGAGGAAGACAGCATTACTTCTGGTGATGTTTATGATGAATGGGAATTTTGTCCTTCTGAATTTATTGCACCCCATGGTGAGTATGTCAGGTTCAAAGAAAAGCAGTTCAATGCGACTTTTTTGTGCCCGGATTGTTTATCTCTTGTTCGTG TTTCTAACTCTTCTGGTATGCGCGGAAAGCATATAGCAATTCTGGTTTTTCTTGGTGCTCTGGCCTCAATCTTACTGATTCTTGGAGTGATGGGTTTATACAAGTTCTGTCggaagaaaagaaaggaagaaaacCAGGCTCGGTTTCTGAAATTACTTGAAAATGGAGATGGCATTGAGGATGATCTAGGTCTTGATAGTTAG
- the LOC131635374 gene encoding uncharacterized protein LOC131635374 — MSLTTAALTLPRISPVICSAAHNRQTATVKTTDQKPPQNLGFRGGKKKESPWHCVEGCGACCKLQKGPSYPSPEEIFTNTSDVELYNSLIGPDGWCIHYEKSTRKCSIYSDRPYFCRAEPEVFKSLFGVKEKNFNKEACSSCRDSIKAVYGSNSKELLSFDKSIKSSSS, encoded by the exons ATGTCTCTCACCACGGCAGCTCTCACGCTGCCGCGAATATCACCAGTCATATGTTCGGCGGCACATAATCGGCAGACAGCTACCGTGAAAACAACTGACCAAAAGCCACCACAAAACTTAGGTTTCCGCGGCGGCAAGAAAAAGGAATCGCCATGGCATTGTGTAGAAGGCTGTGGAGCTTGCTGTAAGCTTCAAAAAGGTCCTTCTTATCCATCTCCCGAAGAGATTTTCACCAATACTTCAGATGTTGAG CTCTACAATAGTTTAATAGGACCCGATGGATGGTGTATTCATTATGAAAAGAGTACTCGAAAATGTTCCATTTACTCTG ATCGTCCATATTTCTGTCGTGCGGAGCCTGAGGTGTTTAAATCGTTATTCGGAGTTAAAGAGAAGAATTTCAACAAAGAGGCTTGCAG TTCCTGCAGAGACTCAATTAAGGCCGTTTATGGTTCCAATTCAAAGGAGCTTCTTAGTTTTGACAAATCAATCAAGAGTTCTTCTAGTTAG